The Streptomyces sp. DG1A-41 genomic sequence TCGCCAACAGCAGCACCACAGACAGTGAAATGGCCACAACTGATCACACCCTCGGTCGGTCCGCTCTCCCGGCCCGGGGACGCGACCCCGCGCACCCCGCCAGAACCATCGTGCCACCAACCCGGCCCGGCTATGCGGACCGTGACGCATCGACCACCTCACTCGTGCCCGAACCGGTGTGTGCCGCCCGGGGCCAGGAGCCGAACGGCAGGGATCCGTACGGCAATTCGAGGCGCCACCCTCACAGGGAATTCAACTGAATCGTTTCCGTGCCCACACAACGCGTTCGCAGCTGATTCGAATTACCCCCACAAGCTCCTCAACACCTCTGTGGGCAAGCTTGAAAGGGGGGCGGAAGTGGACATTCCGCCGGAGTCGCCTGCTGGCCTTATGCACCGCTTAGTCCGGAAATATCCCGATAAGCAGGGCAGGTGTGATGAACACAATCCGCCATCGGACGATGTGTTGGGCATCACTCCGACCATGGCGTCAACTACCCGAAATCCGGGGTACCGACAGCTAATAGCCAGCATTCACATCCGGCGTTTTACGAATAGCCGCAGGGAACGCTAGGGTGCCTCAGATGTTCCACGCTGCCTCGTCCCCCGCAAGCGCAGCGAGGTCCCGGATCGTCTCCCCGAGTTCCTGGTGGGAGGGTCTGTGACGAACTCGCTACGACCGAACGGCGACCGCAGGGCGCCACTTCCCCCGGCCCAGTCGCCGACCGACGGAGTGCCGAGCCCGCGCTCGCCGCAGAGCCCGCAGAAGAAGCAGAACGGCAAGCAGCGCGACGCGTTCTTCGACAACGCCAAGTACCTCGCGATCGTGCTGGTGGCCATGGGCCACGCCTGGGAGCCGCTCAAGGGCGACAGCCGGATGCTCGAGGCCGCGTACCAGGTCGTCTACGCCTTCCACATGCCGGCGTTCATCATCATCTCCGGCTACTTCTCGCGCAGTTTCGACATGCGGCCCGACCGGCTCAAGCGCCTGATCACCGGCGTGGCCGTGCCGTACATCGTCTTCGAGACGGCCTACCCGCTCTTCAAGCGGTTCATCGACAACGACCCGGGACAGGAGATCAGCCTCCTCGACCCCTGGTACCTGACCTGGTTCCTGTGCGCGCTGTTCATCTGGCGGATGACCACCCCCATCTGGAAGATGGCGCGCTGGCCGCTGCCGCTCGCGCTCGGCCTCGCGATGCTGGCGACCGTCTCCCCGGAGATCGGTGACGACCTGGACCTCCAGCGGGTCCTCCAGTTCCTGCCGTTCTTCGTGCTGGGACTGGTGATGAAGCCCGAGCACTTCCACATGGTGCGCCGCCGTTCCGTACGGATCGCCTCGGTGCCCGTGTTCGCCGCCGCGCTGGCCTTCAGCTGGTGGGCCGTGCCGCGCATGAACACCGCGTGGTTCTACCACCGGGACTCCGCGCAGGAGCTGGGCGCGCCGTGGTGGACCGGCCCGGTCATGGTGCTCGCGATGTTCGGCTGCTCCCTGGTGCTGACCGCGTGCTTCTTCGCCTGGGTGCCGCGCCGCCACATGTGGTTCACCGCGCTCGGCGCCGGCACGCTCTACGGCTACCTGCTGCACGGCTTCCTGGTGAAGGCCGGCGACTACCAGGGCTGGTTCGAGCCGACGTGGATGCACCAGCCGCTCGGTGAGATCGCCGTGACCGTCACCGCGGCCGCCGTCGTGACGCTGCTGTGCACCAAGCCGGTGCAGCGGGTCTTCCGGTTCGTGATGGAGCCGAAGATGGAGTGGGCCTTCAAGCGGGACGCGGCCGAACTCGCCCGTGAGCGCCAGAGCGCCGAGCGGCGCGAGCGCGAGAAGGCAGCCGTGGGCTGACCCGCCTGTGCACGCACGGAGGGCCCGCACTCGGACGAGTGGCGGGCCCTCCGACTGTCTTGAGGCGGCGGCTAGTCGCCCTTCAGGTGTCTCATCAGGCGCTCGAAGTCCTGCCATCCCGAAAGGTCCGACGGGTCGCCCCGAAACGCGTAGTACAGCGCCGGGCGGGTCTTCGGACCCAGTTCCCGCGGCGCCTGGGGGAGCGGCGTGCGGCGGGCCCGGTCGCCCGGCATCTCGCGGACCTCCTCGGCGCCCAGCACGAACGCGTAGGGCACGCCGGGGCCTTCGAAGCGGGCGGGGACGGACAGGTCGCGGCGGGCCCGGCGGATCTGGACCAGCATGGACTGGAGATCGTGCCGGGTGGCGAGGGCCTCCGCGGCGGCGACCACGGTGTCCGTCGGGATCTGCTCGCCCGGTCCGTAGCCGAAGGCCAGTGTCACGTCCTCCTCGACGCCGCCCTTCGTCCGGGTGATGCGCACCGTCGCGAGGCCCGGTCGCTCCGGCGTGCCGACGACCACCAGCCAGGTCGGCTCGGGTGCTCGCTCGTGGGCCACGTCGGTCAACTGCCGCAGTGACCAGGGGAGGTTGGCGGGCTCCTCGGTGCCCCAGCCGGCCGGTGGCTCACCGGTGATCTCCCGCCATACGGCTTCCACGGCACCGCCGAGGACGAGCCGGTCGTCGGCCGGGTGAACGGTGCGGAAGGAGATCGCGAGCTGGCGTTCGCCGGTGTCCTGGATGCCCTCCCGGAAGGAGGCGGCGACGGGTGTGCGCGGGTCCTGCGGGGTCGCCTCCGGAGACTCGACCGTCACGAACAGGCCGTTGCTCCACTGGAGGACCGCTCCGGTCAGGCCGTCGTAGTAGCCGTCCCGCTCGTCCTGCACCACCCAGCGCGAGGGCCAGCCCGGCAGGCTGCCCCGGACCGCCGGGGAGAGGCGGGTGCCCGCCGGGGTGACGATCTGGAGGCCGAGACCGGCGTTCGCGGCGGCGCGGAAGGCGTCCGACAGCCAGGCCGTCATCGCGACCACGGGACGGTCCTGGATGACGACGGCGACCTTGTCGGTGAGCACGTCCACGGCGGGCTGGGCGGCGGCCGGAGCCGGCGCCACCGTCATCCCGTCCGTCTTGACCACGGCCAACGACCACGAGGTCTGCGGCGGCCAGGCCGTACCACCGATCAACGTGGCGATACGGGCGGCGAACGTCCCGGCGAGCTCCTCGGCTTCCTTGATTCCGGTCGTGGCACGGGCCTCGGTCCACCAGTACGGCACCTCGGGCTCCTGGGCTCCGAGCAGCCGCTCGGCCTCTCCCCTGACCTGCACGAGCAGCGGCGCTTCGACGGAGACGAGCGGGCGGCCCTGCTGGTCGCAGAGCTGCACCACGGCTCCCTCGCCCTCGGTGCCCGCCAGCAGGTCCGGGCCGCCGGAGAGCAGTCCCGCGAGCACGCTCAGCGGGTCGGGCATCTTCTTCGTGAGGGCGATGACATCCTTCGTCACGCGTTTACCTCGTCCCCTCGTAGACGGTCTGGATGAGCCGGCTCGGTTCGCCCCTGCGGACCAGCACGCCGCGGCCGGGCGGCTGGTGGCCGGCGTACACACCGGAGAAGAGCTGGCCCTCGCTGCGGTCCCCCGCCATCACCAGCGCCGAGGCACCGGACTCGCGCAGGCTCTGGAGCAACGGCTCGTACAGCCCCCGGGAGGCGCCCGCCACACGGCGGGTGAGGACGAAGTGCAGTCCGATGTCGACGGCCGACGGGATGTACGGCACGAAGGGCGCGAGCGGCTGCTGCCCGGCGGTGGTGAGGACGTCGTAGTCGTCGACGAGGATCACGATCCGCGGGCCGGAGAAGCTGCCCGGCTCGAGGTCGGCGCCGTCGGCGGCCTCGTCGGGCAGCCGCTTCTCCAGTTCGGAGGCGATGCCGGCGGCGAGACCGGCGCACAGCTTGGTGTTGTAGGCGTAACCGCCCCGGTACTCCTCCGGGATGACGCCGCGCAGGCCGCGGCGCGGGTCGAAGACGCCGAAGACGAGCTCCTTGTCGCCGTAGCGCTCGATCAGGCTGCGGGCGATCACCTTGAGCAGGTTGGTCTTGCCGCACTCGCTGTCGCCCATGATCAGCAGGTGCTGGTCGCGGTGGAAGAGGTCGAGCAGGACGGGCGCCAGCTGCGTCTGGTCCAGGCCGATCGGGACGCGGCGTGGTTCGGCGGCAGGGCCGGGCAGCTGGTGCGCCTCCAGCACGTGCGGCAGCACGCGCACCGGCTGGGCGACCTCGCCGGTCCAGGTGGCGCGGATCTGCCGGGCGGTGGTCTCCAGGACCGCGCCGAGGTCGGCGGTGTCGGCGAGGCCGTCGGTACGGGGCAGGGCGACCTGGGCGAAGAGCTTGCGGTCGGTGAGGACCCGGCCCTTCTCCTCGGGCGAGAGGGTCTCGCCGAGCTTGCGGTCGATACTGGACTCGCTCGGGTCGTTCAGGCGCAGTTCCACGCGGGTGCCGAACTGGGACTGGGTGGCGATCCGCACGTCGTTCCAGCGCAGCATGCCGGCGACGACGTGGATGCCGTAGCCGCTGCCCCGCTTGAGGATGTCGACGACGGGGTCGTCCAGTTCCTCGAAGTCGTCGCGCAGCGCGCCGAAGCCGTCGATGAGCAGCACGATCTCGGTGCTGGCCAGCTCGGGCACCCGGCCCGCGGCCCGCAGGGTTCGCAGCTGCTCCAGCGAGTCGATGCCGTGCACCCGGAACAGTTCCTCGCGCTGGTCGAGCATGGCGCGCACCGAGTCGATGGTGCGGGCCGCGCGCTCGCGGTCGGCCCGGCCGGCGATGCCGCCGACGTGCGGCAGCCCCGACAGGGCCTGCAGGCCGCCGCCGACCAGGTCGAGGCCGTAGATGCCCACTTCCTGCGGGGTGTGGGTCAGCGCCAGCGAGAGGGCGAGGGTGCGCAGCAGGGTGGTCTTGCCGGACTGGGGGCCGCCGATGATCGCGGCGTGGCCGCCGGCGAGTGTCAGGTCCAGGTACCACTGGCCCTGCCATTGCTTCGTCGGGTCGTCGAGCGTGCCCAGCGGCACCTGGAGCGGGCCGCGGCGCCCCGCGAGCTGCATGCCGCGCGCACCGACCCGCACCGGTCCGGCGACCTTGTCGAGCGGGACCGCGGCGGGCAGCGGGGGCAGCCAGATCTGACGGACCGAGCGGGCACCGGAGCGCTCCAGCTGGTCGATCATCACGCCCATCTCCGTGGGGCCGGTCTCCCGGCGCCGCATCTGCGGCTCCTCGGGCCCCTCGGAGCCCCCCTGGCCGAGGGTGTTGTAGGCCTGGTACTCCAGGGCGAGCGGCCCGGTGTCCTCCGGCTCGTGCTGGACGGGGCCGCGGTAGGCGCCGGAGACGTAACCGGCCTTGAACCGCTCGTAGTGGCTGGTGTCGACCTTGAGGTAGCCGAAGCCGGGCAGCGGGGGCAGGTGGAAGGCGTCCGTGGTGTCCAGGACCGTACGGGACTCGTCCGGGGAGAAGGTGCGCAGACCGAGACGGTACGACAGGTAGGTCTCCAGGCCCTTGAGCTTGCCGGCCTCGATGCGCTGGCTGGACAGCAGCAGGTGCACACCGATGGAGCGGCCGATCCGGCCGATGGACAGGAACAGGTCGATGAAGTCCGGCTTGGCGGTGAGGAGTTCGCCGAACTCGTCGATCACGACGAACAGGTGCGGCAGCGGCTCCAGGTCGGGGCGCTTCTCGGCGCGCAGCGCGGCGTAGTGGCCGATGTCGGCGACGTTGCCCGCGTCCTTGAGCACCTGCTGGCGGCGCTTGACCTCGCCGGCGAGGGACGCGTGGACGCGCTCGACCAGGCCGGCCTGGTTCTCCAGGTTGGTGATGACGCCGGCGACGTGCGGCAGGTGCGCGAACGGGGCGAAGGTGGCGCCGCCCTTGTAGTCGACGAGAACCATGGCCAGGTCCTCCGGCGGGTGGGTGGCGACCAGGGCGAGGACGAGGGTGCGCAGCAGCTCCGACTTGCCGGAGCCGGTGGCGCCGACGCACAGGCCGTGCGGGCCCATGCCCAGTTCGGAGGACTCCTTCAGGTCAAGGAGCACGGGCTCCTTGGCGTCGCTGACGCCGATCGGCACGCGCAGGAAGGCGCGCTCGCCGCGCGGCGCCCACAGCCGGTGGAGGTCGAGTTCGGCCACGTCGTCGATGCCGAGCAGCTGGGCGAAGTCGACCGGGCCGGTGAGCGGGGCGTCGACCATCGACTCCGCGGACAGCCGCAGCGGGGCGAGCATCCGGGCGAGGCCCTCGGCGAAGGGGACGCCGATCTCGTCGACGGTGCCGTGGGCGCTGATCGGCTCCTTCTCGCGCAGGTCCTCGATGACGACGCGCTCACCGTCGACGGTGACGCGCACGCCCACGCTGCCGGGCTCCTGCACGCGCTGGTCGAGCAGGTGCAGCACGGTGACGCTCATGTCCCGCAGGCCCACGGCGTCGTCGGGGCGCGGCAGGTCGACCGCGTCGGCGCCGTGCGCGTCGGCGACGACGAGCAGCCGGGAGGTCATGGCGAGGGCGTCCTTGCCGGACAGGCCCCGGCGGACCTCGGCCGCGTAGGAGGCGCGGCGGCGCAGTTCGGCGCCGATCTGCCGGGCCAGCTGGGGCAGGGAGGGCGCGATGCGGCGGGCGGCGACGGGGCCGTCGAACTGCTCGGAGTCGAGCAGGTGCGGCAGCCACTTGGCCCACTCCCAGTCGGCGATCCGGTCGCCGGGCACGGCCAGCGCCATGGCCACGTCGTCGGGGGCGTGGGTGGCGGCGGCCTGCGCGATCAGTGCGCGGGCGACCCGGAGGGTGTCCTCGCGCCGGCCGATGACGGTGATGTTGCCGACGCGGTCGAGCGGGACGGTGAGCGGGAGTTCGGTGCCGTTGGCGAAGCGGGCGACCAGGGCGGAGGCCTCGTTCAGCATGAACTCGTCGGGCGGGGTGAGTACCGAGGATCCGGGCGGGGCCACCTTCAGGTCGCGCACCGGCATCTCTCCGGTGCCGACGCGGACCCGCAGGAAGTCGGCGTCGAGCCGGCGCCGCTCCCACAACCGGGCGGGGTCGCGCACGACGTCGTACAGCGCGTCCGGCGGCGGGTTGAGCACCTGCGTGCTCTCGCGTCGCTCCCGCTCCTCCTTCGACAGCTCCTCCCGCAGGTCCTCCAGGTAGGAGAGGTAGGCCTCGCGCTGGGTGCGGCGCGTGCGCTGGGCCTTGCCGCGCTGCGAGAAGAGCATGACGAGCGAGCCGAGGATGGTGACGACGAGGATGATGGCGCCCAGACCGGCGAACTGGCTGTTGCGCACGACCGTCATCATCACGACGGAGGACATCACGCCCGCGACGGGCAGCAGCGAGGTCGCGATCGAGCCGGTCTTGCCGTCGGGCAGGTTGGGCGGCGCCTCGATGGTGCGCGGTTCGGGGGCGGCCGGGGGCCGGGTGGTCCGGGCCGGCCGGTGGATCAGTCGGGTGCTCATCGTCGTTGCCCTGTCCTCTGGGTCCTGGGTTCCCTTCGTGTGCGGAGGGTTCAGCGGCGCTTGTGGGAGAGCTGGAAGACCTCCGCCGCCAGGCGTGTGGCGGCCTCCCTGGTGTCTCGCGCGAGCAGCTCGGTGCGGATGGTGCCGCCGGCCGCCAGATGCCGGTCGTAGGGCAGGATCCGCACGCTCGCCCCCGTCGCCTTGAGCTGCTCGGCCGCCTTGTCCAGATCGACGCCGGTGTGCGGCACGGTCTCGGTGAGCACGACGACGGTGGAGGTCGTGATGTCCCGGGGCAGCCCGCGCATCCACTCCAGGACCGCGTGCGTGCTGGCGATGCCCTCCAGCGTCGCGGGGACCGTGAGGATCCGGGCCTGGGCGGCGGACAGGGCGGTGCGGGCGACCTCGGCGGGCAGCGTCTCGCAGTCGGCGACGGTCACGCCGAAGTAGCGGCGCATCGCCACCATGATCCGCTCGTAGCCCTTGGTGTCGAGCATGGCCCCGACCTGCCCCTGGCTGCCGGGCAGCAGCCAGGCGTTCTCGGGCAGTTGAACCAGGTAGCCGGTGATGTCGAGGAGCGTCATCTGCGGTTCGACGACGTCGGCGAGATCGCCCGTGGTCCAGCGCAGGCTCTCCGCGCCGAGCCGGAGCGGCAGCGAGCCGAGCGCCGGGTCGGCCTCGACGGCCAGGACGGGGTCCTGGCGGTAGTGGGCGTAGGTGGCGGTCAGCAGCGCGGCGACCGTCGTCTTGCCCGAGCCTCCGCGGATCGAGGTGACCGCTATCTGGCGGCCGGTGGTGACCGGCTGCTGGAGGATCTCAGCGGTCGCGGTGGTCTCGGCGACCTCACGGGCCGCGGAGGAGGAAACAGTGCGGCGTACGGCCCTCAGGGCGCGCGCGGCGAACGGCTCCCCCCGCCGGGGTCCCCTGCCCGCGCCGGCGAGCTTCTGGTCGAGGACCGGGCGGCTGTCGGGGGTGGCTCGGGAGGCGCGGGCACGGGGCGCAGGGGCCGGCTGCGCGTACTGCTGCGGCGGGGGCTGTTCCTGCGCGGCGGACTGCTGCTGGGCGGCGTGCTGCTGCTCGGCGTAGGCCTGTTGTTCGGCATAGGCCTGCTGCTGGGCGTGCTGGTGCTGCTGCTGTTCGGCGTAGGCCTGCTGCTGCTCGGCGTACGCCTGCTGCTGTGCGTAGACCTGCTGTTCGGCGTAGGCCTGCTGGGCATGGGCCGGGTCGGGGTGCGGCTGCTGTCCCTGCGCGGGATAGGCCTGCCGTTGCGCGGCGGCGTACTGCTCTGCGTACACCTGCTGTTGCGCGTGCTGCTGCTCGGCGGGCGTGGGCTGCTGGTACGGCTGTGGGTAGCCGTAGGCCGGTGCCGGCCCCTGCCCCTGTGCCTGTCCCTGTGCCTGTCCCTGGGCGTACTGACCGGCTGTGCCCTGCTGGGCGGCGTGCGCCTGCTGCGCCTCCGGCCCCTGTGCCTGCTGCGGGGCCGCCTGCTCTGCCGCCGCCCGCTGCCGGTCCCGCTGCTGGGACGTGTGCTGCGGCTGCTGGGGCGTGCCGCCCCTCAAATCGCGCAGCACGTCGTTCTGCCAGTTGTCCCCGCTCGGCATGTCGCCCTTCTCTCCTGCCGCATCCCGCCGTGTCGTTCCGCGGGAGCGACAGGGTGGGCGTCTGGTCTTCGAAGCCTCAGAACTTGTTGAGCAACTGCCCGTAGATACCGAACGCCCCGATGGCGAGCGGGAAGAGCCCGATCACGCCGAGGGACTCGATCAGGTCGGCGAACCTGCGCAGCCGCACCCGGACGTGGTCGGGCGGCTCGATGCCCAGGGCCAGCAGCGGCAGCAGTGCCGCGGCCCCCAGCAGCACCAGCGCACCGGCGCCCCCGGCGTGGTCCAGCCACAGCACGGCGAGGCGTACGACGAGCAGCGCGGCCGCCGCGAACAGCGCCACGACCTCGGCGACCAGGGGGAAGGCCCGCGCCCTGGACAGCAGGACGACGGCCACGAGCGAGGCGAGGCCCACCGTCCAGACGGTCGGCTCCTTCGCGGTGGTCAGCATCCAGCCGCCGAGGGCGGCCGACGCCGCGGTGACGACGGTGGCGAGGGCGAGCCCGCGGTGGGTGGCGGCGAGGGCGTTGGCGACCTGGTGGCGGCTCACGGACGTCCCCGTGGAGCGCTTGTCGTCCAGGGCGGTGAGTCCCGAGGCCATCAGCGCGAACCGGGGCAGCAGCCCGAGCAGGATGATGGAGAACACTGCCATCACGGCGCCGATCCGGTCCGCCCGGTCCTGGAGGAGGGCGACGGTCTCCCACACCAGGGCGACGACGACGATCGCCCCGGCCCCGATCAGCCCGCCCTTGCCGAGCGGCGAGCAGTAGGCCAGCAGCACGAGGGTGACCACCAGTGCGGCGGCGACACCGGCCAGCCGGGCCGTCCCGCCCCAGTCGTAGGCGTCGGCGGCGGTCCAGGCGGTCAGCAGGCCGAGCCCGCCGGCGGCGAGCAGCAGCGCGCTGGCCAGGCCCTGGTTGCCCCGGCCGATCCGGGCGATGGCCGCGCCGGCGATCAGGAACAGGGCGGTGACGACCGCGAGTCCCGTGGTGACGGACTCCAGGGAGAACTCCTGCCGGGCCAGGACGGCCGCGGCCACGGCGAACACCACGGTGGCCACACCGGCGCTGACGCGGCGGGCGGCCGGGCGCCAGCGCCAGGTCCGCAGGTCGAGGTCGTCCGCGACCTGATCGGTGACGTCGTGCACGACCGGCGCCGGCGGTGCGGCATGGGCCCGGACGAGGCGGAGTACGGCGCCGTCGGGCACCTCGGCCGACGCCAGCGTCGCGTCATGGGGCAGCGCCGAGCCGTCGGAGGTGATCAGCTGCCGGGTAGTCGGCCGGGTGGCGGCCCGGTCGTCCAGCAACTGGAGTATGTCGGGGAGCAGTTGGCCGATCGGTGTGTCCGACGGCAGGACCAGGTCGGCTCGCCGTCGCTCGCCGATCAGGGTGACCCGGCTCAGCTGGGTCCGAGACATCGTTGCTGCGCTCACCACTCACCGGAACCTATCATCGCGTTTTTTCCGCCACGGCCGCGCTCCGATCCGCTCGCGACGGCCGTGCACGCCCCGTTCACTGTTTCTCCGCACTCTTGCCGCCGGCACCGCTCGCGGAGGCGCTGGGCGTCGGGTTGTACAGCTGCTCCTGCTGCTGTTGCTGCTTCTTCTCCTCGGCCTTCTGCTTCGCCAGCGTGGCCTGGAGGAAGGACCAGCCGATGCAGCCGGCGCAGAGTACGGCGGCGATCGCGATGCCCGCGAACATCTTGCCGAACCGCTCGTCCGCCGTCCGTCGCGCGCGCTGCGTGCCGAACAGCAGCGCGTCGCGCATCCGGCGCCGGCGCACCGCCACCGACTCCAGCAGCTGGCTGTCGTAGTCCCGTGCCATTCAGTCGTCCTGTGCCTTGTTGATGCGTGGTCAGTCGTCCGGGGCCAGGCCCAGGCGCTTCCGCATGACGGCGTACTTCCGCGTGAGCCGCCGGGCGGTGTGCTCGTCGAGTGCGGCGAGGCGGTGGGGGTCGGCGTTGTGCGCGAGGTCGGCGGCCTTGACCAGCCGGGCGCCCGGGGTGGCCAGGATCCGGTGTGCGTACGCCTCCGGCTCCTCGTCCGGCCGCCTGGTCATGGCCCGTACGACGTCCTTGGTCTGCTGCGTGAGGGCGGCGGCGTCGAGCCACTCCTCGCTGAGGACGCCGTCCTCCAGCGCGTCGTGCAGCCAGGCGGCGGCCACCAGCTCGTCGTTCCCTCCCCGGGCGCGCACGCCTTCGGCGACGGCCGACAGGTGTTCGGCGTACGGCCGACCGGCCTTGTCCGTCTGCCCGGCGTGCGCGGCGCGAGCGACGGCCTCGACGTCGGCGAGACTCATCTCCTGCGGCATGCGATCCCCCTAGCTTCGCTTCCGCAACATAAGACACGAACGCGCCACGCGAACAACCGGGGTGCGGCTCTCCCCCACGCGTCTTCACACACCGCCCGACAGCCCCGTCACGATCATGAAGAGCACCCACAGTGCGGGGAGGAGCGCGATGTACGCCCGGGGCCGTCGCCGCACGGGTACGCCGGGGTCGTAGCGCGGGCCGAGCGTGCCCGGCCCCGGCGCGGGGAGTTCCTTCACCTTGCGCACGGCCAGGACGTTGCGGACCAGCGTCAACGGCGCGAAGAGGAAGAGGGAGAGGGGGCTCCACCAGCCCCAGGCGAGCGTGTGGGTGGTCAGCGCGCGGTACACGGCCAGCCCACAGGTCATGCACATCGGACCGTCCGTCTTCCGGAACCCCATGAGGACGACGAGGCCGCGGTGCGCGCGGAACGCGACGTCTGCGGCGGGAGAACCTCCGCAGAACCTGCACATGGGGAAGGACGGATCCGGGGGCTCGGGGAGGTCCGGATGCGGGAGGCGGCGGTCCCGGCCGCTGTCGGACGAGGCGTCGGCCGGGGCAGAGGGCAGCGCGGGCTGCTCGGCGGGAGGGTCGGCGTACCAGGCGCGGAGGGAGTCGGCGACGGCGTCCAGGAGGCCGCTCTTGAGGGCCTTGTCGATGGTCCCGTCGCAGAACTTCTCCCCGCGCACCACGGCGGTGGCGGCCCGCACGGCGTCGGCGGGCCGCAGCCCGCCCTCCGGCCGGAGCGTGGGCATGGGGTTGTCCATCCAGCGGTGCTCGGGCGTGACGGCACCGACGCGGTGGAGGGCGTGGACGGCCCGGTGCACCCCCTCGCTGTACTTGGGGAACGGCACGTGGATGGCACCGCTCGGCGACTTCTGCCCACCGCCCCACTGCACGTCCCGGTCCTCGTCCGTGAGCGCGTCGAAGGCGTCGGCGAGTTCCCGCCACGCCTCGGCGTCGTCACGGTCGAGCTGGGCGAGGAGGCGCTGGTCGTCGGCCGGGGTGACGATGCGGGCGAGTTCCTCGACGGCGGCGGCGTCGGCGGCCTCGGTGACGGGTCCTACGCCGGGTTCGTGGCTGAGCAGGTGGAGGACGCCTAGTGGGGTGAGCCCGCGCTCACGAGCCTCACGGATCCGGCGGTACCACTCCGTCCCCGCGTGGTAGGCACTGCTGCTGCTCGCCCGCCGGTTGATCCACTCGACGTCGTCGGCGCCGGGCTCGACCCAGGCGTATCCGACCACCTCGCCGTCGGGGGCGGTGACGGAGATGTGGTGCACGGGGTCGGTCATGTTGTTGTTCTCGTGGGTCGGCCGGGGCTCAGCCACCGGGGGGCTGCTCTTTCAGCGCGGCAAGCGTCGGTGCCTCGGTGAGCGAGCCCGGAACCGCGTGGCTCCGCTCGCTGTCGTTCGCGCCGCGCGCCACTTCGGCGAGGAGAACGGTGGGGGCGAGCTGTCGGGCCTTGCCGGCGCGCAGAGCCCGCACCCACCTGCCACCGGCGTTGACGGCGTCGGCCGACAGCCCCGACGGCACGATCCGGCCGACCGCGTCGTCCTCTTCCCCGAAGCGCGAGTTGGTCGGCTCTTCGTTAGTCACCCTGGGCCAGGGCCTCGACGGCGGCGGCGTTCGGGGCGTCGGCGAGGGAACCGGGCAGGGGGCGGCTTCGGCCGCCGGGCTGGGGGTCGCCGTACAGCTCCACGAGTGTCTGAGTCGGGCGGAGGCCGCGCGCCTTTCCCTCCCGCAGGCGCATGATCCAGGGCATGCCTGCGTTCACCGCACGGGGGCCGCCCGCCTTGCGCGGTTCATAGGCTGCGGCGTCGTCCGCGTCAGCCCAGACGTACCCGAGGACCGAGCTGTTCTCCTTGTCCACCACGGTGAAGTACTGCACCGGGTTCTCGGTCCAGTCCTGGTACCGCGCCGGTCCGCCCGGCTTCTCCCTGAACTGCAGGTCTTCTTCGAAGCGCGAGTTCATCGGCTGTCCGTTACTCACTCTGTGCCAATACCCACTCTGTGCCAAGGCCTCGACGGCAGCGGAGTTCGGGGCGGCGGTGAGGGAATTCGGCACGGGACGGCCGCTGCCGCCCGGTTCCGGGTCGGCCAGGAATTTAGCGAGGGCCTCGGACGGACGGAGTCCCCGCTTCTTGGCATCGCGCAGCCGATGGATCCAGGAAATGCCCGCGTTGACCCCTCGGCCCCCAGCGCCTTGCCGTGGTTCATAAGCGGCGGCGTCGCCCTCATCGCTTGCCCATACGTAGCCGAGGACTGCCCCTCCTTGCTTGTCCACGACGGTGAAATACTGCACTGACTTGTCCGTCCGGTCTTGGTATCGCGGCGGACCACCTGGCTCTTCCTCAAACCACATGTCTTCAGCAAAGCGTGGGTTGATCGGTCGTTCACTGCTCATGAGTTTCCTACTCACCTTGAGCCAGCGCCTTGACCACATCAGCGTTCGGGGCGTCGGTGAGAGAACCCGGCAGTACCCGCCCTCGGTTTCCCTCCGGGTTGGACAGCATCTCCGAGAGAGCCACCGACGGGGAGAGGCCCCGCTCCTTGGCTTCCTGGAGCCTGGCGTGCCAGTGA encodes the following:
- a CDS encoding MinD/ParA family protein; this encodes MPSGDNWQNDVLRDLRGGTPQQPQHTSQQRDRQRAAAEQAAPQQAQGPEAQQAHAAQQGTAGQYAQGQAQGQAQGQGPAPAYGYPQPYQQPTPAEQQHAQQQVYAEQYAAAQRQAYPAQGQQPHPDPAHAQQAYAEQQVYAQQQAYAEQQQAYAEQQQHQHAQQQAYAEQQAYAEQQHAAQQQSAAQEQPPPQQYAQPAPAPRARASRATPDSRPVLDQKLAGAGRGPRRGEPFAARALRAVRRTVSSSAAREVAETTATAEILQQPVTTGRQIAVTSIRGGSGKTTVAALLTATYAHYRQDPVLAVEADPALGSLPLRLGAESLRWTTGDLADVVEPQMTLLDITGYLVQLPENAWLLPGSQGQVGAMLDTKGYERIMVAMRRYFGVTVADCETLPAEVARTALSAAQARILTVPATLEGIASTHAVLEWMRGLPRDITTSTVVVLTETVPHTGVDLDKAAEQLKATGASVRILPYDRHLAAGGTIRTELLARDTREAATRLAAEVFQLSHKRR
- the eccD gene encoding type VII secretion integral membrane protein EccD gives rise to the protein MSRTQLSRVTLIGERRRADLVLPSDTPIGQLLPDILQLLDDRAATRPTTRQLITSDGSALPHDATLASAEVPDGAVLRLVRAHAAPPAPVVHDVTDQVADDLDLRTWRWRPAARRVSAGVATVVFAVAAAVLARQEFSLESVTTGLAVVTALFLIAGAAIARIGRGNQGLASALLLAAGGLGLLTAWTAADAYDWGGTARLAGVAAALVVTLVLLAYCSPLGKGGLIGAGAIVVVALVWETVALLQDRADRIGAVMAVFSIILLGLLPRFALMASGLTALDDKRSTGTSVSRHQVANALAATHRGLALATVVTAASAALGGWMLTTAKEPTVWTVGLASLVAVVLLSRARAFPLVAEVVALFAAAALLVVRLAVLWLDHAGGAGALVLLGAAALLPLLALGIEPPDHVRVRLRRFADLIESLGVIGLFPLAIGAFGIYGQLLNKF
- a CDS encoding phosphohydrolase, with protein sequence MPQEMSLADVEAVARAAHAGQTDKAGRPYAEHLSAVAEGVRARGGNDELVAAAWLHDALEDGVLSEEWLDAAALTQQTKDVVRAMTRRPDEEPEAYAHRILATPGARLVKAADLAHNADPHRLAALDEHTARRLTRKYAVMRKRLGLAPDD
- a CDS encoding DUF6508 domain-containing protein, which encodes MAEPRPTHENNNMTDPVHHISVTAPDGEVVGYAWVEPGADDVEWINRRASSSSAYHAGTEWYRRIREARERGLTPLGVLHLLSHEPGVGPVTEAADAAAVEELARIVTPADDQRLLAQLDRDDAEAWRELADAFDALTDEDRDVQWGGGQKSPSGAIHVPFPKYSEGVHRAVHALHRVGAVTPEHRWMDNPMPTLRPEGGLRPADAVRAATAVVRGEKFCDGTIDKALKSGLLDAVADSLRAWYADPPAEQPALPSAPADASSDSGRDRRLPHPDLPEPPDPSFPMCRFCGGSPAADVAFRAHRGLVVLMGFRKTDGPMCMTCGLAVYRALTTHTLAWGWWSPLSLFLFAPLTLVRNVLAVRKVKELPAPGPGTLGPRYDPGVPVRRRPRAYIALLPALWVLFMIVTGLSGGV